A section of the Clostridium sp. TW13 genome encodes:
- a CDS encoding ammonium transporter, protein MEINLADSAFILVCTALVLFMTPGLAFFYGGMVRRKNVLNTILSSFFICGLASVLWIIVGYSLSFGSDNFRIIGGFDHLFFNGVLNTPKAAYSSTIPETLFAAFQMMFAIITPALITGSLVERMKFKPLFIFVIAWSFLVYYPLAHMVWGEGGLIRNLGALDFAGGNVVHISSGISGLVACIILGKRKGHGMISYKPHNIPFVVLGAAILWFGWFGFNAGSALTAGPLAVHALLTTNTSAGAALLSWMLVEKVLHGKVTVLGAATGAVLGLVAITPGAGFVPIWASLIIGALVSPICYFTMSVIKKKFGYDDALDAFGCHGTGGIWGGIATGLFTDKSINSAAQWNGLIFGDTHLLVVQIISIVITIGLSVVATFIIMKVLKAFMEIRVSSTDESNGLDLSEHSESAYPSFTGLD, encoded by the coding sequence ATGGAAATTAATTTAGCTGATAGTGCTTTCATCTTAGTATGTACTGCACTTGTATTATTCATGACACCTGGACTTGCTTTCTTCTACGGTGGAATGGTCAGAAGAAAAAATGTACTAAATACTATTTTATCTTCATTTTTTATTTGTGGACTAGCGTCGGTACTTTGGATTATCGTTGGATATTCCTTATCATTTGGGTCTGATAACTTTAGAATAATCGGTGGTTTTGATCATCTATTCTTTAACGGTGTTCTTAATACACCAAAAGCAGCTTACTCATCAACAATCCCTGAAACATTATTTGCTGCTTTTCAGATGATGTTTGCAATAATAACTCCAGCCTTAATAACTGGATCATTGGTAGAAAGAATGAAGTTTAAACCTCTTTTTATATTTGTAATTGCTTGGTCTTTTCTAGTATATTATCCACTTGCACATATGGTATGGGGTGAAGGTGGCCTAATAAGAAATTTAGGAGCTCTAGACTTTGCAGGTGGTAACGTAGTTCATATAAGTTCCGGTATTTCAGGATTAGTAGCTTGTATAATACTTGGTAAAAGAAAAGGACATGGTATGATATCTTACAAGCCTCACAATATACCTTTTGTGGTACTTGGTGCTGCTATTCTATGGTTTGGTTGGTTTGGTTTCAATGCTGGTAGTGCCTTAACTGCAGGTCCGCTTGCAGTACATGCTCTACTAACTACAAATACCTCTGCAGGTGCAGCTTTATTATCTTGGATGCTTGTTGAAAAAGTATTACATGGAAAAGTTACTGTATTAGGTGCTGCAACAGGTGCAGTACTTGGACTAGTTGCTATAACTCCTGGAGCTGGTTTTGTTCCAATCTGGGCATCATTAATAATCGGAGCTTTAGTGAGCCCAATTTGTTATTTCACTATGTCAGTTATAAAGAAGAAATTTGGTTACGATGATGCTTTAGATGCTTTTGGTTGTCACGGTACAGGTGGTATATGGGGTGGTATAGCTACTGGATTATTCACTGATAAATCTATAAACTCTGCTGCTCAATGGAACGGTCTAATATTCGGAGATACACATTTACTTGTGGTACAAATTATAAGTATTGTTATTACAATAGGCTTATCAGTTGTAGCTACATTCATTATTATGAAAGTATTGAAGGCTTTCATGGAAATAAGAGTTTCTTCTACAGATGAATCAAATGGATTAGATTTATCTGAGCATAGTGAATCAGCTTATCCATCATTTACTGGTCTTGATTAA
- a CDS encoding AGE family epimerase/isomerase, with protein MKMALEMLEHLENVIVPFWDKLQDKENGGFYGYMTYNLELDKTAEKGCILNSRILWFYSATYNLNHDKKNLKYAEHAYNFLKNVFLDKKYGGVFWMADYTGKITDSIKHTYNQAFAIYALAEYYKATKNEEALDLAKELFEIIEMHCKDMYGYLEEFDEEWNEKSNEMLSECGVISKKTTNTHLHVLEAYTNLYSVWKDERVKNQLLYILDIFKVRIYDENQHVFKIFFDEEWNVTIDVKSFGHDIETCWLIDRAAEVIGDKEVTEDVRSYIPKVAAKIHELAYSDHGMNNECVEGKLDTDRIWWVQAEAVIGFYNNFQITKDKKYCDAAMNMWDYIKSTIVDKRNSGEWFWKVSEDGQPYKDKPIVEPWKCPYHNSRMCIEIVRRTM; from the coding sequence ATGAAAATGGCATTAGAAATGTTAGAGCATTTAGAAAATGTTATTGTACCATTTTGGGATAAGCTACAGGACAAAGAAAATGGTGGATTCTATGGCTATATGACTTACAATTTGGAATTAGACAAAACGGCTGAAAAAGGCTGCATACTAAATTCAAGAATTTTATGGTTCTATTCAGCCACTTATAATCTTAATCATGATAAAAAGAATTTAAAGTATGCAGAACATGCATATAATTTTCTTAAAAATGTGTTTCTAGATAAAAAATATGGCGGAGTTTTTTGGATGGCTGATTATACAGGGAAGATTACAGATAGTATAAAACATACCTATAACCAAGCCTTTGCAATATATGCTTTGGCTGAGTATTATAAGGCAACTAAGAATGAAGAAGCTTTAGATCTAGCAAAAGAATTATTTGAAATTATAGAAATGCACTGTAAAGACATGTATGGATACCTTGAAGAATTTGATGAAGAATGGAATGAGAAATCAAATGAAATGCTCAGTGAATGTGGGGTGATTTCAAAGAAAACTACAAATACACACCTTCATGTATTAGAGGCATATACAAATCTTTATAGTGTATGGAAAGATGAAAGAGTAAAGAATCAGTTACTTTACATCCTAGATATATTTAAGGTAAGAATATATGATGAAAATCAGCATGTATTTAAAATATTTTTTGATGAGGAATGGAATGTAACTATAGATGTTAAGTCATTTGGACATGATATTGAAACTTGTTGGTTAATTGATAGAGCTGCAGAAGTAATAGGTGATAAGGAAGTTACAGAAGATGTTAGATCCTATATTCCTAAGGTGGCTGCCAAAATACATGAACTTGCTTATTCTGATCACGGGATGAATAATGAATGTGTTGAAGGAAAGTTAGATACAGACAGAATTTGGTGGGTGCAAGCAGAAGCAGTTATAGGTTTTTATAATAATTTTCAAATAACTAAGGATAAAAAGTACTGTGATGCTGCTATGAATATGTGGGATTATATAAAATCTACTATTGTAGATAAAAGAAATAGTGGAGAGTGGTTTTGGAAGGTATCAGAAGATGGACAACCTTATAAGGATAAGCCTATAGTTGAACCTTGGAAATGCCCTTATCACAATAGCAGAATGTGTATCGAAATAGTGAGGAGGACAATGTAA
- a CDS encoding cache domain-containing sensor histidine kinase — protein MNNIFLNLKKRFMDFSIYTKLIVSFLTIVLFLVIISFVDFFYYKNDKTKNTLNTISQMNNQGLTEIDSYIKDIEKLTQLPLFYKNSNILYNLKESNLDPNKINDMETDTNYIFNNIFALKNEIHSVFLFNLNGKSLYKIPGSSLYTPYYPSNERWFQESIQNFGKPVLTPIYKIDYIADKQLGSSYLFNISRALIDYDMGKVEGVISINSNVDVLKNFLQKLLIYDKQRILLIDHNNNIIYDTIEDNIGKPLKSTSINLTDDEIKKGSINIDNTNYIIKTNKSSYCNWTIVNLIPTQSLNKQITNLKNYSISITILFILLSLVFIVLLSKQIVRPIQLLTKKIKLVESGDLDVHLTLTSNDEIGKLSRSFDSMIIKLRELINEVYVDKIKQKELEMNMLQNQINPHFLYNTLESIHMMAEINDDAEVSEMSTALGSILRYGLNTRIKLVSLEDEINNITLYMQLQKIRLDNIEDLIIDVDKELLKTKVLKLILQPIVENSIYHGLSSIAEGGIISINIYILDTNLIIDVVDNGQGMDKDTLDKLTGYINGFNDSFKSIGLRNVNLRLKLHYGNSYGLEIFSSPEQGTLVKIKIPLL, from the coding sequence ATGAATAATATTTTTTTAAATTTAAAAAAGCGATTTATGGATTTTTCAATATATACTAAACTAATTGTAAGTTTTCTAACTATAGTATTATTTTTAGTTATAATTTCATTTGTAGATTTTTTTTATTACAAAAATGACAAAACTAAAAATACCTTAAATACAATTTCTCAAATGAATAATCAAGGTCTTACTGAAATAGACTCTTATATAAAAGATATAGAAAAATTAACTCAGCTACCTCTTTTCTACAAAAACTCAAACATACTATATAATTTAAAAGAAAGTAATTTAGATCCAAATAAAATAAATGATATGGAAACTGATACGAATTATATATTTAATAATATATTTGCTTTAAAAAATGAAATTCATTCTGTTTTTCTTTTTAATCTTAATGGTAAGAGTTTGTATAAAATACCAGGTTCATCACTATATACCCCTTACTATCCATCAAACGAACGTTGGTTTCAAGAAAGTATACAGAACTTCGGAAAACCTGTATTAACTCCAATATATAAAATAGACTATATAGCTGATAAGCAACTTGGTTCCAGTTACTTGTTTAATATATCTAGAGCCTTAATAGATTACGATATGGGAAAAGTTGAGGGTGTTATATCCATAAACAGTAATGTAGATGTCTTAAAAAACTTTCTACAAAAATTACTTATATATGATAAACAAAGAATTCTATTGATTGATCACAACAATAATATAATCTACGATACAATTGAAGATAATATTGGAAAACCATTAAAAAGCACTTCTATAAATCTTACAGATGATGAAATAAAAAAAGGATCTATAAACATAGACAATACAAATTATATTATAAAAACCAATAAATCTAGTTATTGTAATTGGACTATAGTTAATTTAATACCAACTCAATCGTTAAATAAACAAATAACTAATTTAAAAAATTATAGCATATCAATAACAATTTTGTTTATATTGCTATCACTTGTTTTTATAGTTCTTTTATCTAAACAGATTGTTCGACCTATTCAATTACTAACTAAAAAAATAAAATTAGTGGAAAGTGGTGATTTAGATGTACATCTAACACTTACTTCAAATGATGAGATTGGTAAGTTATCTAGAAGTTTTGACAGCATGATAATAAAATTACGCGAATTAATTAATGAAGTTTATGTTGATAAAATCAAACAAAAAGAACTTGAAATGAATATGTTGCAAAATCAAATCAATCCACATTTTCTTTACAATACACTTGAATCTATTCATATGATGGCTGAAATAAACGATGATGCTGAAGTATCAGAAATGTCTACTGCTTTAGGCTCTATACTTAGATATGGGCTTAATACTCGTATAAAGTTAGTCTCCCTTGAAGATGAGATTAACAATATAACTCTATATATGCAGCTCCAAAAAATTCGTTTAGATAATATAGAAGATTTAATTATTGACGTTGATAAAGAACTTTTAAAAACAAAAGTTTTAAAGCTAATACTTCAACCTATAGTTGAAAACTCTATATATCACGGATTAAGCAGTATAGCTGAAGGTGGAATAATAAGCATAAATATTTATATTTTAGATACCAATTTAATAATTGATGTTGTAGATAATGGACAAGGAATGGATAAGGATACCCTAGATAAATTGACAGGCTACATAAATGGGTTTAATGATAGCTTTAAATCAATTGGTCTAAGAAATGTAAACCTTCGTCTTAAACTACATTATGGGAATTCTTATGGCCTCGAAATATTTAGCTCTCCTGAACAAGGAACCTTAGTTAAAATTAAAATACCATTACTATAA
- a CDS encoding P-II family nitrogen regulator, translating to MKKIEAIIRPDKLEELKEALQAANVHGITIRQVLGCGNQHGWTEYYRSNEVLMNLLPKVELKIVANDSDVENIVSIIISIAKTGEVGDGKIFISDICECIRIRTEERGPSAI from the coding sequence ATGAAAAAAATTGAAGCTATAATCCGTCCAGATAAATTAGAAGAACTTAAAGAAGCATTACAAGCAGCTAATGTTCACGGAATCACTATAAGACAAGTTTTAGGATGTGGTAATCAACATGGATGGACTGAATATTACAGAAGTAATGAAGTGCTTATGAATCTTTTGCCAAAGGTTGAACTAAAAATTGTAGCAAATGATTCAGATGTAGAAAATATAGTAAGCATTATAATTTCAATTGCAAAAACAGGAGAAGTTGGGGATGGTAAAATATTTATATCAGATATATGCGAATGCATTAGAATTCGTACAGAAGAAAGAGGTCCATCTGCCATATAG
- a CDS encoding substrate-binding domain-containing protein: MQEKRVTMQDVADYVGVTKVTVSKAIAGRKDISDAMKNRILEAAKELGYIYNSKGRTLKENLNYTIGIITAERYFGVEDYFYLDLYKLMNDEMDKSHFTAMFYILNSNDEKTLNIPRMVLEQKIDGLIILGQISKEYLKELSKYNYATVFLDFYSNNFNVDSVITDNFFATYELTNKLIERGHKEIGFIGNLNVTSSIQDRYLGYYKAMLENNLEIKKEWIVPDKSDDNQWIDIDFPKKSPTAFVCNCDKAAYIAIKKLNELGYSVPSDISVVGFDDSIHARLSSPKITTVRVNIEEMARVAIDLVVKRIKQKDRPSGRILIKGLLVDRESVKRI; the protein is encoded by the coding sequence TTGCAAGAAAAAAGAGTTACTATGCAAGATGTAGCTGATTATGTAGGGGTAACCAAGGTAACAGTTTCAAAAGCTATAGCAGGTAGAAAAGATATCAGTGATGCAATGAAAAATAGAATTCTAGAAGCTGCAAAAGAGCTGGGATACATTTATAATTCAAAAGGAAGAACCTTAAAAGAAAACCTAAATTATACAATAGGAATTATAACCGCTGAAAGATATTTTGGGGTTGAAGATTATTTCTATTTGGATTTATATAAACTAATGAATGACGAGATGGACAAGTCACACTTTACAGCTATGTTTTATATATTAAATTCTAATGATGAGAAAACATTAAATATTCCTAGAATGGTACTCGAGCAAAAGATTGATGGCTTAATAATTTTAGGACAAATATCAAAAGAATATTTGAAGGAGTTATCAAAATATAATTATGCCACAGTATTTTTAGATTTCTACTCTAATAACTTTAATGTAGATTCTGTAATTACAGATAACTTTTTCGCAACTTATGAGTTAACGAATAAGTTAATTGAAAGAGGACATAAAGAAATAGGATTTATAGGTAACCTTAACGTTACTTCAAGTATTCAAGATCGTTATTTGGGATACTATAAAGCAATGTTAGAAAATAACTTAGAGATAAAAAAAGAATGGATTGTGCCAGATAAATCTGATGATAATCAATGGATAGATATTGATTTCCCTAAAAAGTCACCGACTGCTTTTGTATGCAACTGTGATAAGGCTGCATATATTGCAATTAAAAAGTTAAATGAACTTGGGTATTCAGTTCCAAGTGATATATCAGTAGTTGGATTTGATGATAGCATACATGCAAGACTGTCTTCACCTAAGATAACCACTGTTAGAGTAAATATAGAAGAGATGGCAAGGGTGGCTATAGATCTTGTAGTAAAGAGAATAAAGCAGAAAGACAGGCCGTCTGGTAGAATATTGATAAAAGGATTATTAGTTGATAGAGAGTCGGTAAAAAGAATATAG
- a CDS encoding carbohydrate ABC transporter permease, with protein MEGNVQVNNEKKTGYDLNKSSKMGRMFWSAFKYFTLIIASLIFIIPVLVVFFGAFKTKAEFYGTASKLTLPHSFLNFENFRKAFVDGGMLTGFVNTVVIMLGSLLFVIMFGSMVAYVIQRFDFKGKKLVFGLYMTAMLIPMVTTQICTYKIMSNLDMFVRTAFNSETGIINTPISVIILYIGADVMSIIIMMQFLDSISVSLDESAMLDGASYFYIFFRIILPLLKPAIATVLIIKGVGIYNDFYTQYLYLPSKEARPISTSLLSFMGPYGGEWNVICAGIIIIMIPTTVLFLCLQKYIYNGFAAGAVKG; from the coding sequence ATGGAAGGAAATGTTCAGGTTAATAATGAAAAGAAAACTGGATATGATTTAAATAAATCTTCCAAGATGGGGAGAATGTTTTGGTCTGCATTTAAATATTTTACTTTAATAATTGCAAGTTTAATTTTTATAATTCCTGTTTTGGTTGTATTTTTTGGTGCATTCAAGACTAAAGCAGAATTTTATGGTACTGCAAGTAAGCTAACTCTTCCACATAGCTTTTTAAATTTTGAGAATTTTAGAAAAGCCTTTGTAGATGGAGGTATGCTTACAGGTTTTGTAAATACAGTAGTGATAATGTTAGGTTCATTACTATTTGTAATAATGTTTGGTTCAATGGTAGCCTATGTTATACAAAGATTTGATTTCAAAGGAAAGAAGTTAGTTTTTGGGTTATATATGACAGCAATGTTAATACCAATGGTAACTACTCAAATTTGTACTTACAAAATTATGTCTAACTTAGATATGTTCGTGAGAACAGCATTTAACTCAGAAACAGGAATAATTAATACCCCAATATCAGTAATAATCTTATACATTGGCGCAGATGTAATGAGTATTATAATCATGATGCAATTCTTAGATTCAATTTCAGTATCTTTGGATGAGTCAGCAATGTTAGATGGAGCAAGCTATTTCTATATATTCTTTAGAATAATATTACCATTGCTTAAGCCGGCTATAGCAACTGTGCTTATTATAAAAGGTGTAGGTATATATAATGATTTCTATACCCAATATCTATACTTACCTTCAAAAGAAGCAAGACCAATATCCACATCATTACTTAGCTTTATGGGACCATATGGCGGAGAATGGAATGTTATCTGTGCAGGTATCATAATAATCATGATTCCTACTACTGTATTATTCTTATGCTTGCAAAAATATATTTACAATGGATTTGCAGCTGGAGCTGTAAAAGGCTAA
- a CDS encoding response regulator produces MNIIIVDDDKLIRAGMRKIIERAGTEFIVVGEASNGAIALDMIIKNPPDVIITDIKMPVMDGIELIKQLKSYGIKSKIIALSGFDEYKFVRETLKNGASDYLLKPVNNQDFITMLQDIKRSIEKEVIDSKQYEKSIKMSNNIIQTNALLQIISGKVSENDSDKNLIGNIDVSDFQMVVVSTKILQDKSSTIKMYIEANSNNFYDFAMMCEYENENEVIIVYSNQYEEVILKILDSLVLNNREIIYSIQSVDNDIQRAYKICCEKLLDGFYGDANVNLNSYSTVDKQLIEEMLDKLVAAIELSDKTKFGDEFQALIKFGRDNKIKPEMFKNALIKLIDLAKFKIEDFSNVYDDKEAEGISIKEYIRYAKQIECAKAYILNYFHDVFDKIKVLRDSRSERMIEFVKEYIRENYNKDISLTEVAGKVYLNPNYFSDLFKRKVGKNFLDYLLELRIEISKELLKKPGIKVYEVANEVGYKEHASFNRAFKRIVGISPKEYMNLIK; encoded by the coding sequence ATGAATATTATTATTGTTGACGATGATAAGCTTATACGTGCAGGTATGAGAAAAATTATAGAAAGAGCGGGAACAGAGTTCATAGTTGTAGGTGAGGCCAGTAATGGGGCAATTGCGCTTGATATGATTATAAAAAATCCTCCAGATGTAATAATAACAGATATTAAAATGCCTGTTATGGATGGAATAGAACTTATCAAACAATTAAAATCATATGGAATAAAATCGAAAATAATTGCTTTAAGTGGATTTGATGAATACAAATTTGTTAGAGAAACATTAAAAAATGGTGCTTCTGATTATTTACTAAAGCCTGTAAATAACCAAGATTTTATTACTATGCTACAAGATATTAAAAGAAGCATAGAAAAGGAAGTTATTGATTCAAAGCAATATGAAAAAAGTATAAAAATGAGTAATAATATTATACAGACCAATGCACTTTTGCAAATAATATCTGGTAAGGTATCAGAAAATGATAGTGATAAGAATTTAATTGGTAATATTGATGTTAGTGATTTTCAAATGGTTGTAGTTTCAACAAAAATACTGCAAGATAAGAGCTCAACAATAAAAATGTATATAGAAGCAAATAGTAATAATTTTTATGATTTTGCCATGATGTGTGAATATGAAAATGAAAATGAAGTCATTATTGTTTATAGCAACCAATATGAGGAAGTAATACTAAAGATTTTAGACAGTTTAGTATTAAATAATAGAGAGATAATATATAGTATCCAATCTGTTGATAATGATATACAAAGGGCTTATAAAATATGTTGTGAAAAACTTCTAGATGGTTTCTATGGGGATGCTAATGTTAATTTAAACTCATATTCAACAGTTGATAAGCAGCTGATAGAAGAAATGCTAGATAAATTAGTTGCAGCAATTGAATTAAGTGATAAGACAAAATTTGGAGATGAATTTCAAGCATTAATTAAATTTGGACGAGATAATAAAATTAAACCTGAAATGTTTAAAAATGCATTAATAAAGTTAATTGATTTAGCTAAATTTAAAATAGAAGATTTCTCTAATGTCTATGATGATAAAGAAGCTGAAGGCATTAGCATTAAGGAATATATAAGATATGCTAAACAAATAGAATGTGCAAAAGCATATATCTTAAATTATTTTCATGATGTGTTTGATAAAATTAAGGTATTAAGAGATAGTAGAAGTGAAAGAATGATTGAATTTGTCAAAGAATACATTAGAGAAAATTATAATAAAGATATTTCATTAACTGAGGTTGCAGGTAAGGTATACCTGAATCCTAATTATTTTAGTGATTTATTTAAAAGAAAAGTTGGAAAAAACTTTTTAGATTATTTATTAGAATTAAGAATTGAAATATCAAAAGAATTATTGAAGAAGCCTGGAATAAAGGTATACGAAGTTGCAAATGAAGTTGGGTATAAAGAACATGCCTCCTTCAATAGAGCTTTTAAAAGGATTGTTGGCATATCTCCAAAAGAATATATGAATTTGATTAAATAA
- a CDS encoding carbohydrate ABC transporter permease translates to MFAKLSYKKQKTLIICLFLLIPLVLLLTFTYYPALTMFGYSFEKWNGFSPNKEFVGLANYKELFSNPSHFAVLKNSLYYFVGGLIQLGIAFYFAIVLNSKIRGKSIFKALFFFPYLINSVAISLIFVFFFQPGGTLDSVLNALGLGHLVQLWLGNEHIVNYSLAFTSMWRYLGYNFVILLGAIQSVPSDVLEAADIDGAGEWDKAKYIILPTIKRIVQLSLILNISGAISVFEIPYIMTGGANGSSTFVIDTINTAFKYMDMGLSSAMAIIVLIIVAVVTIISQKVSKGGAE, encoded by the coding sequence ATGTTTGCAAAGCTTAGCTATAAGAAACAAAAAACCTTGATAATATGTCTATTCTTATTAATACCGCTAGTTTTATTATTAACATTTACTTATTATCCGGCATTGACCATGTTTGGATATTCATTTGAAAAATGGAATGGTTTTAGTCCAAATAAAGAATTTGTTGGACTAGCAAACTACAAAGAGCTTTTCAGCAATCCTTCACATTTTGCAGTATTGAAAAACAGTTTGTACTATTTTGTAGGAGGACTTATTCAATTAGGCATAGCATTCTATTTTGCAATAGTACTTAATTCGAAGATAAGAGGAAAATCAATATTCAAAGCATTATTCTTTTTCCCATATTTAATTAATAGTGTTGCTATATCACTTATATTTGTTTTCTTCTTCCAACCAGGAGGAACATTAGATTCAGTTTTAAATGCCTTAGGCCTTGGACATCTTGTTCAATTGTGGTTAGGAAATGAACATATAGTTAACTACTCGTTAGCATTCACATCAATGTGGAGATACTTAGGATATAACTTTGTCATTCTATTAGGAGCAATACAGTCAGTTCCAAGTGATGTATTAGAGGCAGCTGATATTGACGGTGCAGGAGAATGGGACAAGGCTAAATATATTATTTTACCAACAATAAAGAGAATTGTTCAACTTTCATTAATCCTTAATATCTCAGGTGCAATATCTGTATTTGAAATTCCATATATCATGACAGGTGGTGCAAATGGAAGTAGCACCTTCGTTATAGATACAATTAACACAGCATTCAAGTATATGGATATGGGTCTATCATCAGCAATGGCAATTATAGTGTTGATCATAGTCGCAGTAGTAACAATAATTTCTCAAAAAGTAAGTAAAGGAGGAGCAGAGTAA
- a CDS encoding glycoside hydrolase family 130 protein → MFKERLERELAKYNTLITRKNQPTDEYNGIFTRYKYPVLTREHAPLVWRYDFNEKTNPLFIERLGINAVLNAGAIELDGKYYVVARVEGNDRKSFFAVAESPNGIDNFKFWDYAIELPDTCEKETNVYDMRLTKHEDGWIYGVFCSEAKDPDAAPGDLSSAVAEAGIARTKDLKTWERLPNLKTVSPQQRNVVLHPEFVDGKYAFYTRPMDGFIETGNGSGICFGLCDDILNPVVEEEILVSPRVYHTITEVKNGAGAVPIKTDRGWVHIAHGVRNTAAGLRYVIYLFVTDLKDPSKVIAAPSGYLIAPMGEERVGDVSNVVFTNGAIVKESGEVYIYYASSDTRLHVATTTIERLLDYAFNTPEDPLRSVDCVKQRNELVRKNLELLNK, encoded by the coding sequence ATGTTTAAAGAAAGACTGGAAAGAGAATTAGCAAAGTACAACACCCTAATTACGAGAAAAAATCAGCCTACAGATGAGTATAATGGTATTTTTACTAGATATAAATATCCTGTACTTACACGTGAGCATGCTCCATTAGTATGGAGATATGATTTCAATGAGAAGACAAATCCGCTATTTATTGAAAGATTAGGGATAAACGCTGTATTAAATGCAGGAGCTATAGAATTAGATGGTAAATACTATGTTGTAGCAAGGGTTGAAGGAAATGATAGAAAATCTTTCTTTGCAGTTGCTGAGAGTCCAAATGGAATAGATAACTTTAAGTTTTGGGATTATGCAATAGAGCTTCCTGATACTTGTGAAAAAGAAACCAATGTTTATGACATGAGATTAACTAAGCATGAAGATGGGTGGATATATGGGGTATTCTGTTCAGAAGCTAAAGATCCAGATGCAGCACCAGGAGATTTATCTTCTGCAGTAGCAGAGGCAGGAATTGCCAGAACTAAAGATCTTAAAACTTGGGAGAGACTTCCTAACTTAAAAACAGTATCTCCTCAGCAAAGAAATGTAGTTCTTCATCCTGAATTTGTAGATGGTAAATATGCATTTTATACAAGACCAATGGATGGATTTATAGAGACTGGGAATGGAAGTGGTATATGCTTTGGATTATGTGATGATATCTTAAATCCAGTAGTTGAAGAAGAGATATTAGTTAGTCCAAGAGTATATCATACTATCACAGAAGTTAAGAATGGAGCAGGTGCAGTTCCGATTAAGACTGATAGAGGATGGGTTCATATAGCGCATGGAGTTAGAAATACAGCTGCAGGTCTAAGATATGTAATATATTTATTTGTAACAGACTTAAAAGATCCAAGCAAAGTTATAGCAGCTCCAAGTGGATATTTAATAGCACCAATGGGCGAAGAAAGAGTTGGAGACGTTTCTAATGTAGTATTTACCAATGGAGCAATTGTTAAAGAAAGTGGTGAAGTATATATTTATTATGCTTCTTCAGACACAAGACTTCATGTAGCAACAACTACAATTGAAAGACTTCTTGATTATGCATTTAACACACCGGAAGATCCATTAAGATCTGTAGACTGTGTTAAGCAAAGAAATGAATTAGTAAGAAAAAATTTAGAATTATTAAATAAATAG